The stretch of DNA AGCAGTTGTAAGGCTACAATTGGTCAAGTGGGCAACTTAGATCACGAAAACGTTACCTTGGGCAAAGCTGGAAGAAAAAGATGGGTTGGCAAAAGACCTCACAATAGAGGCTCAGTAATGAACCCTGTAGATCACCCACACGGCGGCGGTGAAGGTAGGTCTCCTATCGGGCATCCAGGTCCTTTGACCCCTTGGGGAAAGCCAACTTTGGGTTATAAGACAAGGAAAAAACATAAGTCTTCTGATAAATATATTATTCGAAGAAGGAATAAATAATGATTTGCATAAGGAGAGGATAGTTTATGGGGCGTTCAAGTAAAAAAGGTCCTTATGTCCATCCAAAGCTTTTGAAGAAAGTGGATGCGATGAATAAAACAGGAGAAAAAAAAGTTATTAAAGTTTGGGCAAGAGCATCTGTGATTATTCCTGAGATGGTTGGCCATACTTTTGCAATACATAATGGGAAAAAACACGTTCCAATTTATCTGACTGAGGCTATGGTTGGCCACCGTTTGGGAGAATTTGTTCCAACAAGGACTTTTAAGGGTCATCCTGGCCATAGCACAGAGCGTTCTTGATATTTAGGTATAGGAGGAAACTATGGAAGTTCGAGCTGTATCAAAATATGTTCGAATATCACCAAAAAAGGTGCAAGAAATTATTCGTTTGCTTCCTGGTAAGCAGGTTGACGTAGCTTTAAATAGTTTAAGCGTTATGCCTCATAAGGCAGCGCGCATTCTTTATAAAGTTACGAAATCAGCCGTATCCAACGCAGAAAACAATTTTAATCTCGATAGAAAAGAGCTTGTTGTTTTGAAAGCTGTAGCTGA from Thermodesulfobium sp. 4217-1 encodes:
- the rpsS gene encoding 30S ribosomal protein S19, with translation MGRSSKKGPYVHPKLLKKVDAMNKTGEKKVIKVWARASVIIPEMVGHTFAIHNGKKHVPIYLTEAMVGHRLGEFVPTRTFKGHPGHSTERS
- the rplV gene encoding 50S ribosomal protein L22, which produces MEVRAVSKYVRISPKKVQEIIRLLPGKQVDVALNSLSVMPHKAARILYKVTKSAVSNAENNFNLDRKELVVLKAVADKGPSMKRFTPRAYGRAFPILKRTSHITVVVSNADSKQKGGKK